The Arachis hypogaea cultivar Tifrunner chromosome 14, arahy.Tifrunner.gnm2.J5K5, whole genome shotgun sequence genome has a segment encoding these proteins:
- the LOC112742913 gene encoding receptor-like protein 47, which translates to MVNCRMLQVLDVSYKQINDSFAFWLGTLPELDIIALCYNEFDGAIDCPTTCPFPKLHVLDLSHNMCSGKLTSETVRNWKSMMASSNRKLQNEEWTLYYAGKDWFSRIIYPFSMSNKGVVMDYTSALQQFYSRVASDISCNRISVEIPVAMGELKSLVLLNLSNNMFIRDIPSSLGNLSNLEALDLSLNNLSGKIPPELTELTLFFNETEQFSTFGVNSFEGNMALCGIQLMKKCDDRTRHQPPESNGDQHYSGSNSFVEFDWKIIFIGYVGGLVVGLAAATQNISAKVAGEGSSQVPVKPPVPSSPGPRRDDDDIEPPPVPSVKVSTSVVRPGEVGHSVSDPDCQILNRDDGTVDAVPIQTRPPSPRTDAAEGSRS; encoded by the exons ATGGTCAATTGTAGAATGCTACAAGTTCTTGATGTGAGTTATAAACAGATCAATGATTCATTTGCCTTTTGGTTGGGAACTCTTCCTGAGTTGGACATTATTGCTTTATGCTATAATGAATTTGACGGAGCTATAGATTGTCCTACTACATGCCCATTTCCGAAGCTCCATGTTCTTGATCTTTCTCACAACATGTGTTCTGGAAAGTTGACTTCAGAAACAGTAAGAAATTGGAAATCTATGATGGCTTCTAGCAATAGGAAATTACAAAATGAGGAATGGACTCTTTACTATGCTGGAAAAGATTGGTTTTCTCGCATTATTTATCCGTTCTCGATGTCTAACAAAGGGGTTGTCATGGATTATACATCAGCTTTACAACAATTTTATTCCAGGGTAGCAAGCGACATTTCATGTAACAGAATTTCTGTAGAAATTCCAGTTGCCATGGGAGAGTTGAAGAGTCTTGTTTTGCTTAACTTGTCCAACAATATGTTCATTCGAGACATTCCATCTTCTCTAGGAAATCTTTCCAATCTTGAAGCATTAGACCTTTCTCTCAATAACTTGTCAGGGAAGATTCCTCCAGAGTTAACAGAGCTCACTTTGTTTTTTAATGAAACTGAACAGTTTTCCACGTTTGGAGTTAACTCATTTGAAGGAAACATGGCTTTGTGTGGAATTCAACTGATGAAGAAATGTGACGATCGTACTAGACATCAACCACCTGAATCTAATGGCGATCAACATTACTCTGGCTCAAACTCTTTTGTGGAATTTGACTGGAAAATAATTTTCATCGGTTATGTGGGAGGACTTGTTGTTGGACTG GCTGCAGCTActcaaaatatctcggccaaggtggcgggAGAGGGGTCTTCTCAAGTTCCggtgaagccgcccgtgccgagttctcctggcccGAGGAGG gatgatgacgaTATCGAGCCTCCCCCTGTGCCTTCTGTCAAAGTGTCAACTTCTGTTGTTCGTCCAGGTGAGGTCGGTCATTCCGTTTCTGATCCGGACTGtcagatcttgaaccgggatgatggtacCGTGGATGcggtgcctattcagactcgccctccttctccccgtactgatgctgccgaAGGCTCCCGATCTTAG